The Toxorhynchites rutilus septentrionalis strain SRP chromosome 3, ASM2978413v1, whole genome shotgun sequence genome includes a region encoding these proteins:
- the LOC129775005 gene encoding uncharacterized protein LOC129775005 codes for MTPRACNMCTKDCYKVFGYFLGFMWIITCFYYTMETMELLKLMKLQCSERSAAMRLQFDDELVSKVCEFYSHLGNFLPYHVVTTLIKMLPGMILIIGIYTNNITLLKVFVAYAFLEEIFFIVVFSKIFTLINIEGGMSAWFFWILAFSCAKIIFGIWIILGVFAAIGDNRRTIPRYV; via the exons ATGACTCCACGCGCCTGTAACATGTGTACGAAGGATTGCTACAAAGTTTTCGGCTACTTCCTGGGATTCATGTGGATTATAACGTGCTTCTACTATACGATGGAGACCATGGAGCTGTTGAAGTTGATGAAACTACAATGCTCCGAGCGTAGTGCTGCGATGCGGCTTCAGTTCGACGACGAACTTGTGTCCAAAGTTTGTGAGTTCTACTCCCATTTGG GCAATTTTCTACCGTATCACGTGGTCACCACACTGATAAAAATGCTTCCAGGAATGATACTCATAATTGGAATATACACG AATAACATAACATTGCTGAAGGTTTTTGTTGCCTACGCATTTttagaagaaatatttttcattgTTGTTTTTTCCAAAATCTTTACGCTTATAAACATCGAGGGTGGAATGAGTGCATGGTTCTTTTGGATATTGGCGTTTTCCTGTG ctaaaataatatttggtaTTTGGATTATACTTGGAGTCTTTGCGGCCATTGGCGATAACAGAAGAACCATCCCTAGATATGTGTGA